In a genomic window of Labeo rohita strain BAU-BD-2019 chromosome 20, IGBB_LRoh.1.0, whole genome shotgun sequence:
- the gpr31 gene encoding 12-(S)-hydroxy-5,8,10,14-eicosatetraenoic acid receptor: MDNTNNGTVENCQVHIDQNRALYIFYSSVVVVEFILGLLLNITVIHLFVFKLKFWKSKTIDIFLFNLVLADILLLIGLPMKAYNFHQCSEQMVVCKVQLFLQFLNRGASIAFLTVIFIYRYFSVVQPVKRKDLRILKKSPQISVFIWVLLGILTIPAMLQSFIRCNSSEKDEELSPIVLLREIVFFTQIFIPFFVLVYCSILIIRRLKQKSVGDKTKLRKVFLVTAMVLVFAICFLPYAITRAVQLKINGPVMAEEKDTVVKLYDGLVCLSYLNCLLDPILYCLSSSKFKKLYISMYLPFLLENQQPESSEDTADD, translated from the coding sequence ATGGATAATACGAACAACGGAACAGTGGAAAATTGTCAGGTCCACATTGACCAAAACCGAGCGCTGTATATTTTCTACTCTTCTGTGGTAGTGGTGGAGTTTATCTTGGGACTCCTACTGAACATTACAGTCATCCATCTCTTCGTCTTCAAGCTCAAGTTCTGGAAGTCTAAAACCATTGACATTTTCCTGTTCAACCTGGTCCTGGCTGACATTTTGCTGCTGATTGGATTGCCTATGAAGGCATATAACTTTCATCAATGCAGTGAACAGATGGTGGTATGCAAAGTACAGCTCTTTCTGCAGTTTCTCAACCGAGGAGCCAGCATCGCCTTCTTGACGGTCATCTTTATTTATCGCTATTTTAGCGTAGTCCAACCGGTGAAGAGGAAAGACCTGAGGATTTTGAAAAAATCGCCCCAGATTTCTGTATTCATCTGGGTGCTGTTGGGAATTTTGACCATTCCAGCCATGTTGCAAAGTTTTATCCGATGCAACAGCAGCGAAAAAGATGAGGAACTAAGCCCCATTGTTCTACTGAgggaaattgtgttttttactcAGATTTTCATCCCCTTTTTTGTTCTTGTGTACTGCTCGATACTGATTATCAGAAGACTCAAACAGAAGTCGGTGGGCGACAAGACTAAACTCCGGAAAGTGTTCCTTGTCACTGCGATGGTTCTCGTCTTTGCTATCTGCTTCTTGCCGTATGCCATTACAAGAGCGGTGCAGTTAAAAATCAATGGGCCCGTGATGGCAGAGGAAAAAGATACTGTCGTTAAACTGTACGATGGGCTTGTTTGTCTCTCTTATCTGAATTGTCTGCTGGATCCGATCCTGTACTGCCTGAGCAGCAGTAAATTTAAGAAGTTATACATATCAATGTATCTCCCCTTCTTGCTGGAGAATCAACAACCGGAAAGTTCAGAAGACACTGCAGATGACTGA
- the si:ch211-140l13.3 gene encoding centromere protein J, with amino-acid sequence MSRISKVKDCSQRLQRRRSVSPQMVNMKLSQQTVHPAEFHQKEMPNRTSPGLKSVRNLTEQRSGMEDSLKKTVALQDDDLSSNDKGKVKALTTNNSTASLKTKHSVGVMRNYGKTNCGKSSGSALAQSKESVGFKKVNDHIVKISEKNCTNYSQKGEMLKYVSLADEVMESLAFNDSPGTTSSEDGPSSQSHQPSPHYLSRHTDHKDQSLDLSDGDYASDAPSETRFNEEHQTSTPTSSSSSFSSDSELKSLQRSMANCKKTHVRRTDSDFRQPSSHLSKMFPKVKVTLEDTTHSMGQEQPHTPIREEMGVHGFNGEDVCRPLLRIKKELHEPQDLRQQISSLKQQLMERESHWSKAHSLLQSHVKALTRENQELHSRLNVNKRSHQSAGSSALKPGSYNTKRREEPQQTPHVRSATPAFNKPSMHRTQQDNANGRSVSKANRLTECTANSLRKDPALSIDSQLNNAMITQGGKGSLFYHHTDHSDTQMGSDTVREETCYPDGRVERLFWNGCRVITFRNGTKKEIGVDKSVTVTFFNGDVKRTLADGTVIYYYCDAQTTHSTYPSGLEVVQFPNNQREKHHPDGTREISFPDGTIKILYADGREESIFPDGTVVKISQHGEKVVEFTNGQREIHTSQYKRRMYPDGTVKTVYTNGRQETKFSSGRVRIKNNEGIIIMDKK; translated from the exons ATGTCTAGAATTTCAAAGGTTAAGGACTGCTCACAAAGACTCCAGAGGAGACGCTCTGTTAGTCCACAAATGGTGAACATGAAGCTCAGTCAGCAGACAGTACATCCCGCTGAATTTCATCAGAAAGAGATGCCAAATAGGACCAGTCCTGGACTGAAGAGCGTGAGAAACCTCACTGAACAGAGATCTGGCATGGAAGACTCTTTAAAGAAGACCGTTGCTTTACAAGATGATGATTTATCATCAAACGACAAAGGGAAAGTCAAAGCTTTAACTACTAACAACAGTACAGCCTCACTTAAAACTAAGCACAGTGTAGGAGTCATGAGGAATTATGGTAAAACCAATTGTGGCAAGTCAAGTGGATCCGCTCTGGCACAAAGCAAAGAAAGTGTTGGctttaaaaaagttaatgacCACATAGTCAAAATCTCTGAGAAAAATTGTACAAACTACAGCCAGAAAGGGGAAATGCTTAAATATGTCAGTCTAGCTGACGAAGTGATGGAGTCACTGGCTTTTAACGATTCTCCAGGCACCACTAGTAGTGAGGACGGACCCAGCTCTCAGTCTCACCAGCCGTCACCTCATTATCTCTCAAGGCACACAGATCACAAAGATCAGAGTCTGGATTTGTCAGATGGCGATTACGCTAGTGACGCTCCGAGTGAGACTCGCTTCAATGAAGAACATCAGACTTCTACTCCTACGTCCAGTTCTTCAAGCTTCAGCAGTGATTCTGAACTCAAAAGCTTACAGAGGTCTATGGCTAACTGCAAAAAAACACATGTAAGGAGGACCGACAGTGACTTTAGACAGCCTTCTTCTCACCTCTCAAAGATGTTCCCAAAAGTCAAAGTTACTCTAGAAGACACCACTCATAGCATGGGACAAGAGCAACCACATACTCCAATCAG GGAAGAGATGGGAGTGCATGGTTTTAATGGTGAAGATGTCTGCAGACCTTTGCTCAGGATTAAGAAAGAACTTCATGAACCTCAG GATCTGAGACAGCAGATCTCATCTCTGAAGCAGCAGTTGATGGAAAGGGAGTCTCACTGGTCAAAGGCCCACAGTCTCCTCCAGAGCCATGTTAAAGCCCTCACCCGCGAAAACCAGGAGCTTCACAGCAGGCTCAATGTGAACAAGAGATCACACCAGAGTGCTGGTTCCTCTGCTCTTAAGCCTGGATCATACAACACA AAGAGAAGAGAGGAACCACAGCAGACCCCTCATGTAAGAAGCGCAACTCCGGCCTTTAACAAACCCTCCATGCATAGGACACAACAGGACAAT GCAAATGGACGCTCTGTTAGCAAAGCTAACAGGCTAACAGAATGCACAGCCAACTCTTTAA GAAAAGATCCTGCACTTTCCATTGACAGTCAACTGAACAATGCCATGATTACACAAGGCGGAAAG GGAAGTTTGTTTTATCATCATACTGACCACAGTGATACACAAATGGGATCAGACACAGTACGAGAGGAAACCTGCTATCCGGATGGAAGG gtaGAGCGTCTTTTTTGGAACGGATGTCGTGTCATCACATTCCGCAATGGAACAAAGAAAGAGATCGGGGTTGATAAGTCAGTCACTGTCACGTTCTTCAATGGAGATGTTAAACGCACGCTGGCTGACGGGACTGTG ATATACTACTATTGTGATGCTCAGACAACACACTCAACTTATCCATCTGGGTTGGAGGTGGTACAGTTTCCAAACAACCAAAGAG AAAAACACCATCCTGATGGTACAAGGGAAATATCCTTCCCCGATGGGACGATTAAGATTCTCTACGCCGATGGTCGAGAGGAGAGCATTTTTCCAGATGGAACTGTTGTCAAGATATCACA ACATGGAGAAAAGGTGGTGGAGTTTACTAATGGGCAGAGAGAGATCCATACCTCACAGTACAAGCGAAGGATGTACCCGGACGGAACGGTTAAGACTGTCTACACAAATGGGAGGCAAGAAACAAAGTTCTCATCTGGGAGGGTTCGCATTAAGAACAATGAAGGCATCATTATAATggacaaaaaatga